The Rhodohalobacter sp. SW132 genome has a segment encoding these proteins:
- a CDS encoding helix-turn-helix domain-containing protein, with the protein MDVLTQLRSELEELYDFAKEINQTLDRSNNKLSNKESYDKRWLTNIEAMTYLGVSKSTLQRYRSDGLLPYSKIGLKLYYKVSDIETLLKQNQT; encoded by the coding sequence ATGGACGTACTTACACAGCTCCGCTCGGAATTAGAAGAGCTATATGACTTCGCAAAAGAGATCAACCAAACGCTGGACCGATCTAACAACAAGCTTTCGAATAAAGAATCCTACGATAAGCGGTGGCTCACAAATATTGAGGCGATGACATATTTGGGGGTTTCCAAATCAACGCTTCAACGCTACCGCAGTGACGGACTGCTACCCTATAGCAAAATTGGCCTGAAACTCTACTACAAGGTGTCCGATATCGAAACCCTGCTCAAACAAAACCAGACGTAA